AATATGGTTCAGTGACAGAAATCAACATTAGGCGTAACAGTAAGGTTCTGGGCCTCCACTTGCACTTGTAGACTGGGAATAATTCTGTAAGTCTCTGGAACTGCATTACAGGGATGAAACATCATTGTTATAAAAGATATTGACTATTGTGATGTGTTGATCCTGCCGTTAGAGGGGACTAAAAATATAATGGACAAAAATCTTGCACGAGTGTTCTGGGTATGTTAAATTTATATGATGCACATCACTTTGATGCTAACTGAATCATTCAGTGACAACTTTAGCCCTATAGATGGAAGCACTCATTTAGGAAGAAGATCTGAATTTTTTATAAATTAGCTTaccattcaaaaacaaacaataatataTGTCTCGTTAAATACATTTGTATGAGTTTCTATGAGAGGCATAACCATTCTTTCGAAAAATTTCAAaggatattattatattatcattTCTCTGCATCACTCACAACAGTGCTCACAGACAGTGTGTAAAGAAACAATAAAGCAACCTATTAGttaagaacatttttaatgcaaaaataagaATATATATGGATTTTATATGTGTATTCTGTTTCAAACATGAAAGTTATAAAGTTTTGATCCATATGGTGTTTCTGTAGTTTAGCAGACAACCATTTAAAGATTTAGGTTACATGCTCAGCATTGCAAAACTGCTTTTATATTGCTTTGTTTTCTATAAATTTCTATAAATTTTCATCTGTCACTTTCATTATATAAATAGATTTtgtaatttcatattttcagtataAAGAACTTGGTGTTTTTTCCTATCCTTTAAATTTTTCACTTTCGTCTTGCCTCTCTTGATCACCATCTTCCCCTGTGTGTGCACTCGGCATCTTTGCTGGTTCATTTTTTCTCATCTGTGTTGAGCTCTGCTTCACCTTCTACCTCATTATCTTCTCCACTGACCTCAGCATTCACCTTgctctcttcttcttcacctGACTCTTTGGTAGTGCCCTCTTTTGTTTCGTTTTCATCCTCTTCTTGATTACTGTTGCCTCTGCTACTTCTACTGCTATCGTTCTCTTTAGTCTCGTTATCTAACTGAGTCGTCTCTGGATCGTTGCCGTTTCCCGTCTTTTTCTGTTCCTCCACTGTGTCTACATCATTAGTGTGATCCGTAGTGCTTTTTTCCACCTCAGTGTGGTCTTTATCTTCCTTCTCATCTTCCACAATTTTCCTCCTTTCACCTTGAAAAGACATATTGTTTCCATCCTCAGTCTCCTTACTGTCTAGAGCCTTATCACTGCTAGATCCATACTCTTCACCATTAAACACCTTCTTATTCTTTTCTGGATCCTCCTTCTTTTCCTCCactttcttctcattttctGCTATGTCTTCTCCTTTTCCATCTTTTTGTCCATCgatttctgtttttcctccacCTCCCCCCTCTTTTTCACCGTTTGTCTCCTGGTTATTCATCTTGTTTTCACTGCTAGGTAAATCACCTTCTTCTCTGCCATTTTCAGTGGCAacctcctctttttcttctggcTTTTCAACATTCTCCTCTGTTTCATTTGTATCAGTAGCATCAAGTTTCTGTAATGCAGTATAACCACAGAAGCAATTAATATCTCTAAATATTTTAACAGATGCAGTATGTTGAATTCTTTCTGTGATTTACACTGTTCTGTTGATGCTATGGTTCGTTGGTGCTATCTGCCTCTGTACACCCGCACAgtagattttaaatcaaacatcaaGAATCAAGAAACGATAAACAGCAATCAATTATTGCCATACtgtaactgtttaggaattacagtcAATTTTATACATAGTTTTCAGACGCCTGAAGTAATTGAACAGTTAACTGACAAGCAGTTTCATGCCCAGGTGAAACCAGTCCGTCCCCTCATAATCTTATCAAAAATTAAGCAGAAAAAGATCTGGAGATGAATCCAAGTATTTGGTATCTTTTCCCCCGAATTCTCAATGTGATGTCccaaagacatgaaaaaaacaaaaacctatgAGACCTATGCACTGGCCAGCTCAGCAAAACCAAAAGGGCTGGAACACCATCGTTTGTTGGTTACGAAAAAAGCCTTCACGACTTCTAGACCAGTCAAGAAAACTATCAAGGAGTTTAGTCTAAAATGAAGAGATGCTTTCATAAATGGAAAGAGAAGGTGCAAATCAGTGGTTCCACTGAAGAATGGGAAGAACATAGCAAATATCTAAAAGAGCCTACACAGTTCTGGAACAACGTTTTCATCTGTTCTTTGGTCAGATGAAATCAAGAATCATGGAAAGGAGCATGGAGAAGAAAAGGAATAGCCCATGTTCCGaagcataccacatcatctgtcaaacatgatgGACATATGGGAATGTATGGCTACTGAAACCaggtcactagtgtttatttATGATGTGAATGACAAAGTAGCAGGATAAACTGTGAAGTGTACAGGGTTGTACTCTCTGCTccgattcagccaaatgctgcaaaactgatcagacagtgcttcacagtgcaaactgcaaaagcaacccaagaatatgtcaagacaaaaaaaaatctgatatttttcAATGGCCAAGTGAGTCACCTGACCCCAATCAAATAAAGCATGTTTTTCAGttaactgaagaaaaagcagagagacccacaaacaagcaacTACTGAATGTGGCTGGAGTAAAAACCTGCCACCTCAAGAAGGAGGAAgaacagcatttggtgatgtccaTGGGTTCTAGACTTCAGGCTGTCAGTCAGGTAGACTAGACTACCACCACTGACTTTCATTATTAGTATTAAGAACAATCctatttaaaaatgctttgtttaATAACTTGTGAGTCTGAAAATGAGGgattatgtataaaaatgactgtaaatatatatgtaaaataaaaagagcGAGTGAGTAGTGTATGTTTATACCGCTTCAGGTCCATTGTCTTCTAGTTTTTGGCAATCAGCATTTCCTtcatcaaacttctgttccagtTCATCtagaaaaacagacaatattAGCTCTGCATGCAAAATCAGAAGCTCATTTTACAGAGAGGTATTTGATTCCTTAAAGTAccgaaaaaaaacaagttaaagcATGTTTTCCAGTTGTGTTCCATCCTAATGTGCAATATTGAATACTGAAAAGGCTTGTTGTGGCCAGTACAACATAAAGGAAAGGTAAATAAAGAGTGTCCTACTATCCTGGTATAGATGCAGTAGACTTAACTGGActcattcagaaaaaaacatgtaaaatacagtaaaataataataattgacaATGTTAAtgaatacatgtaaaaaaaaaaaaaaaaaaagcagatgaaTATAGTGTCACACCTGTAAAAACTTGCCCTCAAATCTTGTCATTCTTTGGGCATAAAAGAGCCAAAGTGTTCCTTTATGTGCCCACTGCTCATCTTTTCAAGACCCTGAAACCAAAATTTTCGCACTCACTgcaaattaattcattttacaaACCCAAAAAATCTGTCCCATAAATATGGGTGCTTTTATTCGTCCTTCAGTCGAAGTCTTGTTGAAATTATTCAGCTTTTATTCAGCAGATGTTGCCAAATTTGAATACATGCA
The DNA window shown above is from Astatotilapia calliptera chromosome 11, fAstCal1.2, whole genome shotgun sequence and carries:
- the LOC113032776 gene encoding doublecortin domain-containing protein 2-like isoform X3; the protein is MARTSEPYLQIGSRKKKMMQTVPVQIKPFPPNRFIVSARFLKPIKEPCTIFVVANGDILNSAVRLLVHQRILGQFDKILEMITEKMGLRVLGGVRSLFTYEGQQVTEGNQLESGQLYVAVGREKFKKLPYSDLLFTKPRGTRRVRGMKSYSLPPIYRFSKQSENGKSMVQSSDSGDGESPKASPPSHNKEHLSSIVREISQARLLSLKKIKSRQSLTPGASDNDELEQKFDEGNADCQKLEDNGPEAKLDATDTNETEENVEKPEEKEEVATENGREEGDLPSSENKMNNQETNGEKEGGGGGKTEIDGQKDGKGEDIAENEKKVEEKKEDPEKNKKVFNGEEYGSSSDKALDSKETEDGNNMSFQGERRKIVEDEKEDKDHTEVEKSTTDHTNDVDTVEEQKKTGNGNDPETTQLDNETKENDSSRSSRGNSNQEEDENETKEGTTKESGEEEESKVNAEVSGEDNEVEGEAELNTDEKK